The DNA window TCATCAGCGGTCCCCGGCGAGTAGCTCGGCGTATTCGGACAGATGGGAGTCGAGGTCGGACAGCCACTGGGCGTCGACGAATGCCTTGATCACGCGTCGGACCTCGAATTGGTTTTCCTGCTTGGGGATTCGACGTACCAGTCCCTGTTCGACGACGCGGCGCAACGCCGTCTCCACCTGATCGGCGGCGCGCGCCTCGTTGGTGGTTTGCGGCAGGAATGGCGTCATCATCTCGACGATCTGTTGCCCGCTCAGCACGAGCCGGGTGCCGGAGTCGCTGCTGTCGAATTCGGCGAGGCGTTTTCGGAGAAGTGCCAGCAACAGGCTGGTGTGCAGCGACAACTGGTGGCGCGGAACCAGGCGCGGGATGCCGCGTTCCTCGAGTTCGTCGTCGGGGCGCGATCGAAGATAGGCGTACCCTTCGGCCTCGTTGATCTCGACGGTGAGACCCAGGGTGGCGACGTAATCGCTGACCTGCGCCGCCAATCCGGTGAGGTGCTGCCAGATCACCTCGTGCGAGTCGCGGTACACGACACCCTTCATGAGGGTGGTGACGGCGAGCGACAGGTTGAGTTCGTCGCGAGCTACGTTGCGGCTCATACTCGTTGCCTTCCGGGACTAGCGCGCGTGTAGATGACACGTGGGATGCGTGCGGTGCGTTCGGTCCCGTTGTCGTCGGTCCAGGTGATGGCGTCGGTTGCGGTCTCGTCAAAGAGTTTCGCGAAGGCGTCGTCGGAGAGTGACAGGTAGGTGACGAGTTCGGCGAGCCCTTGGCGCAGCGGCTCCGCATCGATCATCTCGGCCAGTGTCACCTGCGATTGACGACGAAGGCGGTGTCGCACACCATCGATGAGGGGCTGCGGGTCGACGTGCATTTGCTCGAAGAGAGCATCGGACGAGCTGTCGGCATGACCGGCCTGGATTCCCTCGCTGTCGACCGACGCGGCCGCCGGTTTGCGGTACAGCGGTCGTTCCAGCGGAAGTGTGATCGCCGGTGTGAGAGCGTCGATCTCGTGGGTGAAGCCGGCCGTTCGCTCATCGCGCAGCGCGATCGCGGAGGTCTCGATGTTGCGGAGCAGGTCCATCACGCGACGGTTCTCCAGCCATACCTGATCGTCGAGGAAGCGCCGAAGTTGTTCGGAGAGTTGACGCACCGTCGCCTGTGCACGGCTGCCCGCATCGAGCCAGTCGTGGTGGATGTGCCCGAGCCGGTCGTCGGCGCCGGCGATGTCGTCGAGCGACTGCACACGTCCGATGAGTTCGGTGAGTTCGTCGAGCCGGTCTGCGGACAGCAGCAGATCATAGAAGCCCTGGAAGCTGCGGCCCTGGTCGGAGTCGCTGATGAGATTGCGGGTGCCGACGATCTCGTCCAGCAATTCACCCTTGGTGCCGTCCCAGGTGGCGATGCGCTCGCGGGTCTCGCGGTCGAGCGCACGGAAGTTGGCCTCGACCTCGCGGAAGTCGGACAGTAATGCGCGGGCGGTGTCGGCGAACTGCTGATAGCGATCACTGCGGCTCGTGGCATCCAGCAGCCGGTAGTCGCCCCGTTCGACGGCGTCGATCTCCGCGTCGATCTCGGCGCGGCGGCGGCGGAGTTCGGTCAGGCGCACCTCGGGATCGGTCTCGGTGCCGTAGACGATCTGCCGCAGCAGCTCGAAGACGGTGTTGAGGCGCGATTCGGTGCCGACGAAACTGCGCTCACGCAGCGAGTTCACCCAACCGACGGCCCGCTCGACGGCCGGAGTGGCGTCATAGTGGGGTTCGTCGCTGCCGGAGACGTAGTACTTGCGTAGCCAGCCGACCTCCCCGGCCGACCAGTCGTCGAGATAGGCCTTGGCCGACTTGGGGTGCGTGTCGGCACCCAGACGCTCGCTGAGCGCGTAGAGCTCGTCGTCGAGCAGGGCGATGAGCTGCGACGACGACATCTCGCGGACGTTGTCCTCGACGAAGACGCGGCCCAGGAACGACAAGATCAGCGGCGCGTTGTCGGCGCGCAGGAGCCGCCAGGCAGCGCTGGATTTGCGCAGCGAGGCGATCTCGTCGTAGTTCACGGGCACCAGGGTAGTGGGCGCCTACGACATGGTCGCGGATGCCGGCTCGGTGTCGGGCTGACCTGACCTGGGGTGACGACGTCGGTCATTCGGATGACGTTCCGCGGAACGCGGCGCCGGAATTGTCAGACCTGTCGTGTTGCATTCGTCGCACGGTGGTTCCGACTTCCCGGGAACCGCACTTGCAGAAGGACTTCCGATGACCAATCCGAATACACCTCAGTACGGTGCCCCCACCCCGCCGCCGGCTGGAATGCCGCCGACGGGGGTGCCGCCCCAGTACGGCGTTCCGTTCCAGCCGCCGAAGAAGAAGGCGAAGAAGTGGCCGTGGATCGTCGGCGCGATCGTCGTGCTGTTCATCATCATCGCCGCGGTGTCCGGTGGCGGTGGCGACGACAAGAACAGCACGGAGACCGCGGGTGCGCCCGGTGCGACCACGGCCGCGAAGGAGACCGCGACGCAGGAGCGCGAGGATGCGCCGGCCGGGATGAACACCCCGGTGCGTGACGGCAAGTTCGAGTTCGTGGTTACCGACGTGCAGTCCGGTCTCGAATCCGTCGGCGACAATCCGTATCTCACCGAACAGGCACAAGGGCAGTTCGTCATCGTCACCATGACGGTGGAGAACACCAGCGACGCGCCCAAGGGATTCTCACCGTCGGATCAGAAGCTGTTCGACGCCCAGGGCCGCAGCTTCGAGCCGAGCCCGACGGCCCAGATCGCCCTCGGCGGTTCCGATATCGCTGTGTGGGACAACATCAATCCCGGCAACAAGGTGACCGTCAAGGTCGTCTACGACATGCCGAAGGGTGCTGTTCCGGCGAGCATAGAGTTGCACGACTCGGCATTCTCCGGTGGCGAGAAGGTCTCCCTGAAGTAGTCGACGACGTTCCGCGGAACGCGCCTGAGTGTGGCGCGTTCCGCGGAACGCGTTTTGTCGGTGGCCGCGGTTATGTGGTGGATGTTCGGTTTCCGGCTGGATGGGGGTTGTGGTGGCGAATGGGTCGGTATCGGTGTTGGGGCGCAACACTTTCGACGGCACTCCGGTGGGGGAGTTGTCGGACGGTGAATTGACGGATCGGGTGGTGGGATTCGCCCTCACTATCGCCGGCACTGACCGCGCCGAGGAGCTGGCCGAGGTTGAAACGCTTGGTCTTTCGGAGTTCACCACCCCACCAGTTGGCGGACATGCGGTGTGCCTCGTCGACGACGACCAGGTCCCATTCGCTGCGCGCGAGCCGGTCGGTGATCTCCTCATCGCGCGCCAGCTGATCCATGCGGGCGATCATGATCGGATGTGCGGCAAACGGGTCGGCGTCGATGCTGGCGTTGATCAGCTCACGTGTGAGGATGGTTGGGGCGATGCCGAACTTGGAATCGAGTTCGTCCTGCCATTGATCCACGAGCCCGCCGGGCGCGACGATCAGCAGACGCGCGAGGTCGCCACGCAACATCAGTTCCTTGGCGTAGAGCCCGGCCATCACCGTCTTGCCGGCGCCGGGGTCGTCGGCGAGCAGGAACCGTAACGGAGTGCGCGGCAACAGTTCTCCGTACACCGCCCGGATCTGATGGGGGAGCGGTGAGATGTCGCTGGTGGCGACCGCGACCATCGGATCGTGGTTGCCCGCCATACGAATGCGGAGTGCTTCGGTGGCGAGTTTGAAACCGGTCGGTTCGGCGGTGAAGGACCATCGCGCGGAGTCCTCGGCAATGAACAGCTCGCTCAGGTCGTCGGCGAAGATCATCTCCTCGTCGAAGGTGCCGTCGGCATGACGGATGGTGATCGACGCGGCCGAATCTCCGTGCCGGGTCACGGACCTGACCTCGACCGGGGCCGGCCAGCGACCGGCGAGCCGCATGCCCGAAGCCAGTTCCTCCAGTCGGATCACCACGCACCTCCGTCACACATCTTGTTGTGCAGACAATACGTTGTGCTTCGGACAGATTGGGGAAGTGCCTGCCCGCGAACGAGGATCCCTGGAGTGGGGTACCTACGGAGACTCGTTCGGCAATCGGCTGCGGACCATTCGGCGCGAACGTGGACTCTCCCAAGAGGAGTTGGCCCATCGATGCGGAATGCATCGGAACCAGATCTCACCTGGAACGCAACACCAGCAACCGTGAGCCGAAAATCGCCGACCCTCAGTTGTCGACGGTCTACCGGTTGGCCAAAGCGCTGCGGGTTCCGCCTGTCTACCTGCTCCCGGACGCCGACAGTCAGGTGCATCGCAAATCGCCCGAGCAGGCAACTACAGCCGCCATGTCGCGCGTCGAACAGCATCTCGCGAGGCTGCTCGCCGAACTGCCGAACTAGCGGCACTTCAGGGGCCATCACCAGCACAGACGGCGTAAGCTCGGCCACGACCTGCCAGATTCACGTCGAGAAGGGAGGTGGCCGATGACGGATCAGTTGTGTGTAACTGTGGCTGACTACCCACAGCTTCGGCTGCTCGCCTGGCATCTTGGCGACGACAGCGTGCTCACCGAGCTCGACGCGCTTCATCTCTACGAGCGCAACTGGCGTTTCGTCGGCGATCTCGAACGCCGTGAAGCCGAGTTCGTGCAGTACCTTGCCGATACGTACAGCTCGGGGCGGCTACTTGTTTGAGCGATTGCAGCATCGCAGCATCGAGGATCTGCTCGTCGAGTTGGACGGTGAGCGTCTTCGCGCCGCGCACTGCTACTTTGGCGGTGGCACGGCGATGGTCATGAGGTTCGGCGAGTGGCGGGTGTCCTCTGACATTGACTTCATGGTCTCGGATTGGGCTGGTTACAAGGCGATTCGCGCGCAGATCGTCGAGCGCGGCATTGGCGTTGTCGGTGCTCTCGACCCGCTTCGCGAGGTGATCGCCGACCGCTACGGGATTCGGACCCTCGTCACCTCTGGCACCGGTCCAATCAAGTTCGAGATCGTCCACGAGGGGCGGATCGCTTTCGACCCGCCATCTCAGGGCGATGAAGTGTGTGGGATCACCACCCTGTCGGTGGGCGACATGGTCGCGAGCAAGCTATTAGCCAATGATGACCGCTGGGCCGATCGGGCCTTGTTCAGTCGTGACGTCATCGACTTGGCAATGCTGCCCGCGGACGCCGCGCAATGGTCAGCCGGGCGCGGTAAGGCTGTCGGGGCCTACGGCCCGAGCGTCGACAAGAACCTCGCCCGCGCTGTCGATGATCTGCTCACTCGCTCGGAATGGCTCGCCACGTGCATGCGCGAACTGCAGATCGAGACAGTCACCGACGAGAACCTACGTGCACGCCTCGCCGATCTACGAGCCCGATGACGAACTCCGCCCCTCGCGATCCATCGCGAGGGGCGGAGTCATGGTCTACCGCCGAGGATCAGCCGTGATAAGGCTCGGCGCTGACGAGGGTCACCTTGACGGTTGCGCCGGAGGGCACGCTGTACTCGCGGGTCTCGCCGACCTTGGCGTCGATGAGTGCGGAACCGAGCGGCGAGCTGGGGGAGTAGGTCTCGAGGTCTCCGCCCTGGGCGCCCTCTTCGCGGGTGGCGATAAGGAAGGTCTCGGTGTCTTTCTCGTCACCGTCGTAGTAGACGGTCACGACTGAGCCGGGCAGCGCAACACCCGACTGGGTGGGCGCTTCACCGACCTTGGCGTTGTTCAGCAGTTCCTGCAGCTGGCGGATGCGAGCCTCTTGCTGGCCCTGCTCCTCGCGTGCCGCGTGGTAGCCGCCGTTCTCCTTGAGGTCGCCTTCTTCGCGTCGCTCGTTGATCTCGGCAGCAATGACCGGACGGTTGGCGATCAAGGAATCGAGCTCGCCCTTGAGGCGGTCATGCGATTCTTGTGTCAGCCAGGTCACCTGGGTGTCGGTCATCGGTCACTCCTTTGTGTTGTCCGCGCCCGGGCGCGTTCTCGACCCGGACATGTGGACTGCTCCCGCGCGCCTCACAGCGCGCTCTAAATGCAGCAACACGACCCCTCGCGGAGCCGTGTATCGAACCAGGATACCAGTCGCTGAGAGCTAAAGCACATCGCCGTCGGCGGCAGAGGCCGATCGGAGAGCTTCCTGATAGGAGGGCTCAGCACGTTTGAGCCGTCTGACGACGAAGTAGGTGATGGGCATCACGAGCAGCTCCACCAGCGTCTTCCAGAGGAAGCCGATC is part of the Gordonia bronchialis DSM 43247 genome and encodes:
- a CDS encoding DUF4194 domain-containing protein; this translates as MSRNVARDELNLSLAVTTLMKGVVYRDSHEVIWQHLTGLAAQVSDYVATLGLTVEINEAEGYAYLRSRPDDELEERGIPRLVPRHQLSLHTSLLLALLRKRLAEFDSSDSGTRLVLSGQQIVEMMTPFLPQTTNEARAADQVETALRRVVEQGLVRRIPKQENQFEVRRVIKAFVDAQWLSDLDSHLSEYAELLAGDR
- a CDS encoding DUF3375 domain-containing protein produces the protein MNYDEIASLRKSSAAWRLLRADNAPLILSFLGRVFVEDNVREMSSSQLIALLDDELYALSERLGADTHPKSAKAYLDDWSAGEVGWLRKYYVSGSDEPHYDATPAVERAVGWVNSLRERSFVGTESRLNTVFELLRQIVYGTETDPEVRLTELRRRRAEIDAEIDAVERGDYRLLDATSRSDRYQQFADTARALLSDFREVEANFRALDRETRERIATWDGTKGELLDEIVGTRNLISDSDQGRSFQGFYDLLLSADRLDELTELIGRVQSLDDIAGADDRLGHIHHDWLDAGSRAQATVRQLSEQLRRFLDDQVWLENRRVMDLLRNIETSAIALRDERTAGFTHEIDALTPAITLPLERPLYRKPAAASVDSEGIQAGHADSSSDALFEQMHVDPQPLIDGVRHRLRRQSQVTLAEMIDAEPLRQGLAELVTYLSLSDDAFAKLFDETATDAITWTDDNGTERTARIPRVIYTRASPGRQRV
- a CDS encoding DUF4352 domain-containing protein, giving the protein MTNPNTPQYGAPTPPPAGMPPTGVPPQYGVPFQPPKKKAKKWPWIVGAIVVLFIIIAAVSGGGGDDKNSTETAGAPGATTAAKETATQEREDAPAGMNTPVRDGKFEFVVTDVQSGLESVGDNPYLTEQAQGQFVIVTMTVENTSDAPKGFSPSDQKLFDAQGRSFEPSPTAQIALGGSDIAVWDNINPGNKVTVKVVYDMPKGAVPASIELHDSAFSGGEKVSLK
- a CDS encoding DEAD/DEAH box helicase; the protein is MVIRLEELASGMRLAGRWPAPVEVRSVTRHGDSAASITIRHADGTFDEEMIFADDLSELFIAEDSARWSFTAEPTGFKLATEALRIRMAGNHDPMVAVATSDISPLPHQIRAVYGELLPRTPLRFLLADDPGAGKTVMAGLYAKELMLRGDLARLLIVAPGGLVDQWQDELDSKFGIAPTILTRELINASIDADPFAAHPIMIARMDQLARDEEITDRLARSEWDLVVVDEAHRMSANWWGGELRKTKRFNLGQLLGAVSAGDSEGESHHPIRQFTVRQLPHRSAVESVAPQHRYRPIRHHNPHPAGNRTSTT
- a CDS encoding helix-turn-helix domain-containing protein, whose protein sequence is MPEASSSSRITTHLRHTSCCADNTLCFGQIGEVPARERGSLEWGTYGDSFGNRLRTIRRERGLSQEELAHRCGMHRNQISPGTQHQQP
- a CDS encoding nucleotidyl transferase AbiEii/AbiGii toxin family protein, with translation MQHRSIEDLLVELDGERLRAAHCYFGGGTAMVMRFGEWRVSSDIDFMVSDWAGYKAIRAQIVERGIGVVGALDPLREVIADRYGIRTLVTSGTGPIKFEIVHEGRIAFDPPSQGDEVCGITTLSVGDMVASKLLANDDRWADRALFSRDVIDLAMLPADAAQWSAGRGKAVGAYGPSVDKNLARAVDDLLTRSEWLATCMRELQIETVTDENLRARLADLRAR
- the greA gene encoding transcription elongation factor GreA gives rise to the protein MTDTQVTWLTQESHDRLKGELDSLIANRPVIAAEINERREEGDLKENGGYHAAREEQGQQEARIRQLQELLNNAKVGEAPTQSGVALPGSVVTVYYDGDEKDTETFLIATREEGAQGGDLETYSPSSPLGSALIDAKVGETREYSVPSGATVKVTLVSAEPYHG